From a single Pempheris klunzingeri isolate RE-2024b chromosome 2, fPemKlu1.hap1, whole genome shotgun sequence genomic region:
- the LOC139219861 gene encoding uncharacterized protein translates to MDGVLEGAAVLCVCKLACSLLFLPSLAASHSPVCFCCCCLLIFTDFLVTVFLSFLYVFESWLTELTLLGNVIALRSLLFLSHTYGAVLLLTTPLIAVETLVRLLWPHSDPARQTAGSDGQRCYVGEVEEEEDCDNPDKGEEKRSSHVVSYLCCLSVWVVVALNVRWRWKLEEVWAVACLHTTNSLVRCLPNLLSPMPSIVNPCWGMAFLSLLLLFLTSSTGLHRRHWAPAHTARTQGKKHGVNNNSDSCRQDLVPALSAPSKLVNPVMLVSEPAQCVDPEKTESSCTVHRPCSWNSAQMSAHHHGDFVLISPECLSAERGGQEHQRTKRAIPLTFITEDHVDSQYRSQSGWRRWGFPGLGVNVMVGFVGVLSIFVLPLNLSVNIFLIRTIETLLELVIKSLVSSAHPSNTSTSYNETLV, encoded by the exons ATGGATGGTGTGTTGGAAGGAGcggctgtgttgtgtgtttgtaaacTTGCCTGCAGTCTCCTCTTCCTGCCTTCACTGGCTGCCTCCCACAGTCCcgtctgcttctgctgctgctgcctcctgatCTTCACCGACTTCCTGGTCACAG TTTTTCTGAGTTTCCTTTACGTCTTTGAGTCCTGGCTGACTGAGCTGACCCTACTCGGCAATGTCATTGCCCTGCGCTCCCTGCTCTTTCTCAGCCACACATATGGTGCGGTGTTGCTGCTGACCACACCTCTGATCGCTGTGGAGACTCTGGTCAGACTGCTGTGGCCGCACTCTGATCCCGCTCGTCAGACGGCGGGCTCTGATGGACAACGTTGTTATGTTggggaggtggaagaggaggaggactgcgACAACCCAGACAAAGGCGAAGAAAAGAGGTCGTCTCATGTTGTCAGCTATCTCTGCTGCCTGTCGGTGTGGGTCGTCGTCGCCCTCAACGTCAGGTGGCGATGGAAGCTGGAGGAAGTGTGGGCTGTTGCCTGTTTGCACACAACAAACTCCCTTGTCAGGTGTTTGCCCAACCTGTTGAGCCCAATGCCCAGCATTGTGAATCCCTGCTGGGGCATggccttcctctccctcctgctgctcttcctgaCCTCGAGCACGGGCCTGCACAGACGACACTGGGCCCCAGCACACACGGCAAGGACACAAGGAAAGAAACATGGAGTCAACAATAACAGCGACAGTTGCAGGCAAGACCTCGTTCCAGCACTTTCTGCACCCTCCAAGCTTGTGAACCCTGTGATGCTGGTATCAGAGCCAGCACAGTGTGTTGacccagagaaaacagagagcagctgcACTGTTCACAGACCGTGTTCCTGGAACAGCGCGCAGATGTCGGCGCATCACCATGGAGACTTTGTCCTCATCTCTCCCGAGTGTTTGTCTGCAGAAAGGGGAGGACAGGAGCACCAAAGGACAAAGAGAGCTATACCTCTGACATTTATCACAGAGGACCATGTGGACTCACAATACAGGAGCCAGAGTGGGTGGCGACGGTGGGGTTTTCCCGGCCTCGGGGTGAATGTAATGGTTGGGTTCGTGGGTGTGCTCTCCATCTTTGTGCTGCCTCTGAACCTCAGTGTGAACATTTTTCTGATCAGGACTATTGAGACTCTGTTGGAGCTGGTTATAAAATCATTAGTTTCATCTGCACACCCAAGCAACACATCCACCTCTTACAATGAAACACTTGTCTAA